A genomic stretch from bacterium includes:
- a CDS encoding glycosyltransferase family 2 protein — MSVVIPAYNEENYIGRTLQSLLQQDFQDFEIIVVSNPPSKLALTHS, encoded by the coding sequence ATATCTGTGGTTATTCCTGCCTACAACGAGGAGAACTACATCGGCAGAACCCTCCAAAGCCTTCTTCAACAGGATTTTCAGGATTTTGAGATAATAGTTGTTAGCAATCCTCCTTCCAAATTGGCTCTCACGCATAGCTGA